One window of the Halobacillus litoralis genome contains the following:
- a CDS encoding alpha/beta hydrolase has protein sequence MKIKQPQPFTFEEGERAVLLLHGFTGHSADVRMLGRFLQKHGYTSHAPIYAGHGKELEALIEARPEDWWADVKQALNHLRELGYEKIAIAGLSLGGVLGLKLAYSEPVKGLVTMCAPVFFDNEEQLTKGFEFKARQYKQLEGKPKENIDQEVKELLGESEEMFKQLGGLINEVHDDIDQIYTPTFVVQAEQDEMINTESANYIYEQVETNQKDIKWYKNSGHVITMDKEKEQLHEDILEFLESLDWS, from the coding sequence ATGAAGATTAAACAACCTCAGCCTTTTACGTTTGAGGAAGGCGAACGTGCGGTATTATTATTACATGGATTCACAGGACATTCCGCTGATGTCCGTATGCTCGGACGTTTCTTACAGAAGCATGGGTACACCTCGCATGCTCCCATTTATGCAGGTCATGGGAAAGAACTTGAAGCTTTGATTGAAGCGAGACCTGAAGATTGGTGGGCAGATGTTAAACAAGCCTTGAATCATCTGCGTGAATTAGGCTATGAGAAAATCGCTATAGCTGGCTTATCACTCGGAGGAGTGCTTGGTTTGAAATTGGCTTACTCTGAACCAGTTAAAGGGCTGGTGACGATGTGCGCCCCGGTGTTCTTTGATAATGAAGAACAGCTGACCAAAGGTTTTGAATTTAAAGCTCGCCAGTATAAGCAATTAGAAGGCAAACCCAAAGAAAACATTGATCAAGAAGTGAAAGAGCTGCTCGGCGAATCAGAAGAAATGTTCAAACAGCTGGGTGGATTGATTAATGAAGTCCATGATGATATAGATCAAATCTATACACCGACATTCGTCGTTCAAGCAGAACAAGATGAAATGATAAACACTGAAAGTGCAAACTATATTTATGAGCAAGTAGAAACAAATCAAAAAGATATTAAATGGTACAAAAACTCTGGACACGTGATCACAATGGATAAGGAAAAAGAACAATTGCATGAAGACATACTTGAATTCCTTGAATCCCTCGACTGGTCATGA
- the rnr gene encoding ribonuclease R — MSTELKQQTLKFFKENASKPLSVQELEEALEFNDTDDFKNLMKALNELEEEGELVRTRKNRFGLPEKMNLIRGRIQMHAKGFAFLIPDEEDKDDVYIHHSDLNSSMNNDKVLVRIEKRKEDGTRPEGTVIRILERATTRVVGTYESSRNFGFVIADDKRIPKDIFIPKGQTNGAADGHKVIVNITKFPEDRMSAEGEIVEILGHKNDPGIDIISIIYKHGIQVDFPEEVLEQAGDTPDEISEDEIKNRRDLRDETIVTIDGADAKDLDDAVMVKKLDNGNYKLGVHIADVTYYVDEGSSIDKEARERATSVYLVDRVIPMIPHRLSNGICSLNPQVDRLTLSCEMEIDSSGEVVGHEIFQSVIKTNERMTYKDVNSILEDEDPDLIKKYEDLVPMFREMEGLASTLRGKRMGRGAIDFDFKEAGVIVDEEGKAVDVKLRERSVAERLIEEFMLAANETVAEHFHWMDVPFIHRIHQDPDEEKLQNFFEFVANMGYAVKGTADNIHPQALQKVLEEVKGSQEEMIISKLMLRSMQQAKYDPQGLGHFGLATDFYTHFTSPIRRYPDLTVHRLIRTYLVEEKLDYKTRKHWKDQMPEIARHSSEMERAAVDAERETDDLKKAEFMQDKIGEEFEGVISSVTSFGMFVELPNTVEGLVHVSTLTDDYYSFREKEFAMIGERTGNIFRIGDEVTIRVTNVNLDERVVDFEIDGMKPRKERKRPERPKQIKSKAPERKKDKKKKQKGNKPFYRNKGVAKKGSKKKK, encoded by the coding sequence TTGAGTACAGAATTAAAGCAGCAAACACTGAAGTTTTTTAAGGAAAATGCATCAAAACCACTATCCGTACAAGAACTTGAAGAAGCATTGGAATTTAATGATACTGATGACTTCAAGAATCTTATGAAGGCACTTAATGAGTTGGAAGAGGAAGGGGAACTTGTAAGAACACGCAAGAACCGCTTCGGTCTTCCTGAAAAAATGAATTTGATCCGTGGACGTATCCAAATGCATGCGAAAGGGTTCGCCTTTCTTATTCCTGATGAAGAAGATAAAGATGATGTTTACATTCATCATTCCGATTTGAATTCATCTATGAATAATGACAAGGTTCTTGTCCGTATTGAAAAACGAAAAGAGGATGGCACGCGCCCGGAAGGTACAGTTATCCGAATTCTTGAAAGGGCGACTACCAGAGTCGTGGGTACTTATGAATCAAGTCGTAATTTCGGCTTTGTCATTGCAGATGATAAAAGGATTCCAAAGGACATATTCATTCCTAAAGGGCAGACCAATGGAGCAGCTGACGGTCATAAAGTGATTGTCAATATTACAAAATTCCCTGAAGACCGTATGAGTGCAGAAGGGGAAATTGTAGAAATTCTCGGACATAAGAACGACCCGGGTATAGATATCATCTCTATCATCTATAAGCATGGAATCCAAGTTGATTTTCCGGAAGAAGTTTTGGAGCAGGCTGGGGATACGCCTGATGAAATTAGTGAAGATGAAATTAAGAACCGCCGCGATCTGCGTGACGAAACTATCGTCACTATCGATGGTGCGGATGCCAAAGACTTAGATGATGCCGTCATGGTCAAAAAGCTTGATAATGGAAATTATAAGCTTGGTGTCCATATTGCGGATGTTACTTATTATGTCGATGAAGGGTCGTCGATAGATAAAGAAGCACGTGAACGCGCCACTAGTGTTTACTTGGTCGACAGAGTGATCCCGATGATTCCACACCGTTTATCTAACGGTATTTGTTCTTTGAATCCACAGGTGGATCGGCTTACCCTTTCTTGTGAAATGGAAATTGACAGTAGTGGTGAGGTCGTAGGACATGAGATCTTCCAAAGTGTTATCAAGACGAATGAACGGATGACATATAAAGATGTGAACAGTATTTTAGAAGATGAGGACCCGGATTTAATTAAGAAATACGAAGATCTTGTCCCGATGTTCCGTGAGATGGAGGGTCTTGCCAGTACATTGCGCGGAAAGCGAATGGGACGCGGCGCTATCGATTTTGACTTCAAAGAAGCGGGTGTCATTGTGGATGAAGAAGGCAAGGCCGTAGATGTTAAACTTCGTGAACGTTCAGTGGCAGAGCGCCTTATCGAAGAATTCATGCTGGCTGCAAACGAAACGGTCGCTGAACATTTCCATTGGATGGATGTGCCGTTTATCCACCGTATTCACCAGGACCCTGATGAAGAAAAATTACAAAACTTCTTTGAATTCGTAGCGAATATGGGCTATGCGGTCAAAGGAACTGCCGATAATATCCACCCGCAAGCATTACAAAAAGTATTGGAAGAAGTAAAAGGTTCCCAAGAGGAAATGATCATCTCTAAACTGATGCTTCGGTCTATGCAACAAGCGAAATACGATCCTCAGGGGCTTGGTCACTTCGGTTTAGCGACCGATTTTTATACTCACTTTACGTCCCCGATCAGACGTTACCCGGATCTTACCGTCCATCGCTTAATCCGTACGTATCTGGTTGAAGAAAAACTTGATTATAAAACACGGAAGCATTGGAAGGATCAAATGCCTGAAATCGCTCGGCACTCTTCAGAGATGGAAAGAGCTGCAGTTGATGCAGAGCGGGAAACCGATGACTTGAAGAAAGCGGAATTCATGCAAGACAAAATCGGGGAAGAATTCGAAGGAGTAATCAGTTCAGTTACAAGTTTCGGAATGTTTGTTGAACTCCCGAACACTGTTGAGGGATTGGTGCATGTAAGCACCCTTACCGATGATTATTATTCTTTCCGGGAAAAAGAGTTCGCAATGATCGGTGAACGTACCGGCAACATTTTCCGAATTGGTGATGAAGTCACCATTCGTGTGACCAATGTCAATTTGGATGAACGCGTGGTCGATTTCGAAATTGATGGGATGAAGCCTAGAAAAGAAAGAAAACGTCCCGAGCGTCCAAAACAAATTAAATCGAAAGCCCCGGAACGGAAGAAAGATAAGAAGAAAAAGCAAAAAGGCAATAAACCTTTTTACAGAAATAAAGGTGTTGCCAAAAAGGGTAGTAAAAAGAAGAAATAG
- a CDS encoding GNAT family N-acetyltransferase — MERILNVKPLTMDDLPALEAMDTGIGDDYVVRIFDRLIESDSHELFGLFQDEQMLAVGGYSLFGQKKLAMLGRLRSDLRFQLKGNATELLRSVVDQLKSDDRVSWIGANTHLGNLPARRVLDKLGIQQGPVLHYLTLVRPDLLTGHTSGPVWDIVQDVDKKRDLLSELEDNALKVFPYECYYPLPYEEALLTDEYLNDATFYQNPTGTRFVIIKNDTKKYHYSHVKYFWNDHYKQAGFFETLIDHWKNNHDNIGCWIDFSDEGFRNIQDLTPYNVQEPWILYGMWKDTNSQ, encoded by the coding sequence ATGGAACGAATATTGAATGTAAAACCTTTGACAATGGATGACCTGCCTGCGCTTGAAGCAATGGATACAGGGATAGGTGATGATTATGTAGTCCGTATTTTTGATCGGCTAATAGAATCAGACAGCCATGAACTTTTCGGGCTTTTTCAAGATGAACAAATGTTAGCCGTCGGTGGCTACAGTTTATTCGGCCAAAAAAAATTGGCCATGCTGGGAAGGTTGAGAAGTGACCTTCGTTTTCAATTGAAAGGAAACGCTACAGAATTATTAAGATCTGTAGTGGACCAATTAAAAAGTGATGATCGAGTAAGTTGGATTGGGGCAAATACACATTTAGGAAATCTTCCAGCAAGACGTGTTCTTGATAAACTGGGAATTCAACAAGGTCCTGTCCTTCACTATTTGACGTTGGTTCGCCCAGATTTGTTGACAGGCCACACCTCAGGGCCTGTATGGGACATTGTCCAAGATGTGGACAAGAAAAGAGACCTATTATCGGAATTGGAGGACAACGCTCTAAAAGTGTTCCCATATGAATGTTACTACCCTCTCCCGTATGAGGAAGCTCTTTTAACAGATGAGTATCTGAACGATGCTACTTTTTATCAAAACCCCACAGGAACTCGATTTGTCATAATTAAAAATGACACAAAAAAATATCATTACTCTCATGTGAAATATTTTTGGAACGACCACTATAAGCAGGCAGGGTTTTTCGAGACTCTTATAGACCATTGGAAAAACAACCATGATAACATTGGATGCTGGATCGACTTCTCTGATGAAGGATTCAGAAACATTCAAGACCTTACTCCTTATAATGTCCAGGAACCATGGATCCTTTATGGCATGTGGAAAGATACCAACAGCCAATAA
- the smpB gene encoding SsrA-binding protein SmpB: MPRGNGKAIAQNKKARHDFTIEETFEAGIVLQGTEIKSIRNGRINLKDSFARINKGEVYLHNMHISPYEQGNIFNHEPTRARKLLLHRKQINQLIGQTQQKGYSLVPLKVYIKNGVAKVLIGLGKGKKKYDKREDLKQKQQKREIDRAIKDSLR, encoded by the coding sequence ATGCCAAGAGGAAATGGAAAAGCGATAGCTCAAAATAAAAAAGCAAGACATGATTTTACCATTGAAGAAACATTCGAAGCAGGTATTGTTCTGCAAGGAACAGAAATCAAATCGATCCGGAACGGTCGTATTAATCTGAAGGACAGCTTTGCGCGAATCAATAAAGGAGAAGTGTATTTGCATAACATGCACATTTCACCTTATGAACAAGGGAATATCTTTAACCATGAACCGACACGAGCAAGGAAACTGCTGCTGCATCGCAAACAAATCAATCAATTGATCGGTCAGACACAGCAAAAGGGTTACTCCCTCGTTCCCTTGAAAGTATATATAAAAAATGGGGTCGCCAAGGTTTTAATTGGACTTGGTAAAGGGAAGAAGAAATATGATAAACGTGAGGATCTTAAGCAAAAGCAGCAAAAACGTGAAATTGATCGTGCCATCAAAGACAGTTTAAGGTAG
- a CDS encoding YpjP family protein: MNPLLRKICVVLISAITLGMYVPPTLLDADAAEKKELTDNNHVNESSKDQFTEENIDIVSPSLEEVFSSEAFIENITEQAKSQTVTKMGPRIIEKVDEDMTAEILPKIEEVVTEILSSAGEEEVPYYEITEEATPGYGEKIFNLYNHHTNEEIARFHVRRDKRPGEGYWFNFHYHLKTDGFVKHHNIGDIYWEKNTPPKWMS; this comes from the coding sequence ATGAATCCGTTGTTAAGGAAGATATGTGTTGTACTTATATCAGCCATCACCTTAGGCATGTATGTACCACCAACATTATTAGATGCAGATGCAGCAGAAAAGAAAGAACTGACAGATAACAATCATGTGAATGAATCATCAAAAGATCAGTTTACTGAAGAGAATATCGATATTGTTTCACCGTCCCTAGAAGAAGTTTTTTCTTCCGAAGCGTTCATTGAAAATATAACAGAACAGGCGAAAAGCCAAACGGTTACTAAAATGGGGCCGCGTATCATTGAAAAAGTCGATGAGGATATGACTGCCGAAATTTTACCTAAAATCGAGGAAGTCGTTACAGAAATCCTGTCTTCAGCTGGTGAAGAAGAGGTTCCGTACTATGAAATCACGGAAGAAGCTACACCTGGATATGGTGAGAAAATCTTCAATTTGTACAACCATCATACCAATGAAGAAATAGCAAGGTTTCATGTAAGACGTGATAAGCGGCCAGGAGAAGGTTATTGGTTCAATTTTCATTACCATTTAAAGACAGATGGATTTGTTAAGCACCATAATATTGGTGACATCTATTGGGAAAAGAATACTCCACCGAAATGGATGTCGTAA
- the murB gene encoding UDP-N-acetylmuramate dehydrogenase gives MDKKQKIYNKLLDLVKKENVKVDEVLKDHLYTKLGGKADFFITPTSYKEIQNVVKLSNEDDIPFTLLGNGSNLIIKDGGIRGIVINLKHLDDISSDGNTIVAQSGARIIDTSRYALKKHLSGLEFACGIPGTVGGALYMNAGAYGGEIKDVLDYAYVVDKQGNLVKRLASDFELDYRTSNIPDNGDIVLEATFNLKPTSYDEIKAVMDDLTFKRESKQPLEYPSCGSVFKRPPGYFAGKLIQDSELQGTNIGGAEVSKKHAGFIVNKDNASTTDYISLIEHVQKTVKEKFGVVLEREVRIIGEDKE, from the coding sequence ATGGATAAGAAACAAAAGATTTATAATAAATTATTAGACCTTGTCAAAAAGGAAAATGTGAAAGTCGACGAAGTGTTAAAGGATCATTTGTATACGAAGCTCGGTGGGAAGGCAGATTTCTTCATCACCCCTACTTCATATAAAGAGATACAAAATGTGGTCAAACTTTCAAATGAAGATGACATTCCTTTTACTTTACTGGGAAATGGATCGAATTTAATTATCAAGGATGGCGGAATTCGTGGAATCGTCATTAACTTGAAACACTTAGATGATATTTCTTCAGATGGAAATACAATAGTGGCTCAAAGTGGCGCTCGAATCATTGATACTTCTCGCTATGCTTTAAAAAAACATTTATCTGGATTGGAATTTGCTTGCGGTATACCAGGTACCGTCGGTGGTGCTTTGTACATGAATGCAGGAGCTTATGGTGGGGAAATCAAGGATGTACTCGATTATGCTTATGTTGTAGATAAGCAAGGGAATTTAGTGAAACGTCTCGCTTCAGATTTTGAACTGGACTACCGAACCAGCAATATTCCTGATAATGGGGATATCGTTCTGGAAGCGACTTTCAACCTCAAACCGACCTCCTATGATGAAATCAAAGCCGTCATGGATGATTTAACCTTCAAGCGTGAGTCAAAGCAGCCTCTGGAATATCCATCTTGCGGGAGTGTCTTCAAAAGACCGCCGGGGTACTTTGCTGGCAAACTCATTCAAGATAGTGAACTCCAAGGAACCAATATCGGTGGAGCAGAAGTTTCCAAGAAACATGCCGGCTTCATTGTAAATAAAGATAATGCTTCAACGACAGATTACATTTCTTTGATCGAACATGTTCAGAAGACCGTTAAAGAGAAATTCGGGGTCGTTTTAGAACGCGAGGTCCGTATCATTGGAGAAGATAAGGAATAA
- a CDS encoding DUF1540 domain-containing protein gives MALDVRCEVRNCVYNHEGRSCGADEIFVVSHKGKQASHSEETDCKTFKPTDM, from the coding sequence ATGGCACTTGATGTCCGATGTGAAGTACGTAACTGTGTATATAATCATGAAGGCCGCTCTTGTGGTGCTGATGAAATCTTTGTAGTCAGTCATAAAGGGAAACAAGCGAGTCATAGTGAAGAAACAGATTGTAAAACATTCAAACCGACAGATATGTAG
- the ilvD gene encoding dihydroxy-acid dehydratase, which produces MKETKKDLRIKSKVISEGVNRVPNRSMLRAVGFTDEDFKKPMIGIASTWSEVTPCNVHIDRLAREAKSGASENGGAPMIFNTITVADGIAMGHEGMFYSLPSREVIADSIETVTNAERLDGVVAIGGCDKTTPGCLISIGRMNIPSVYVYGGTIQPGKLNGEDIDIVSSFEAVGQYHEGQINDEELHKVECHACPGAGACGGMYTANTMASAVEALGMSIPGSSSTPAVNDYKESECKQAGELVIELLEKEIYPRDIMTKEAFENAITVVMALGGSTNAFLHLLAIAHSAGVDLDLDDFERVRQEVPHIADMKPSGKYVMQDLYESGGVPAVMKLLHEQGLLHGDCLTVTGKTIAENLAEVPSLKEGQKVIVPFDEPIKPKGPLVVLKGNLAPEGAVAKMSGQKISRFAGPARVYDSEDEATEAIVSNEIKEGDVLVIRNVGPKGGPGMPEMLSITAMIVGKGLGGKVALLTDGRFSGGSHGFVIGHVSPEAFVGGPIGLLQEGDTITIDSDSQQINFEVSEEEYERRRKEWKRPEQKHKRGVLAKYARLVSSSAKGAVTDLDSD; this is translated from the coding sequence ATGAAGGAAACAAAGAAGGATTTGAGAATAAAAAGTAAAGTCATCAGTGAAGGCGTTAATCGAGTCCCGAACCGCTCGATGTTGAGAGCTGTCGGATTTACAGACGAAGACTTCAAAAAACCGATGATTGGGATAGCCAGCACTTGGAGTGAGGTAACCCCTTGTAACGTACATATCGATCGGTTAGCTCGTGAAGCGAAGAGCGGTGCAAGTGAAAATGGTGGTGCACCGATGATATTCAATACGATTACAGTAGCAGACGGAATCGCTATGGGACATGAGGGGATGTTTTACTCCTTGCCAAGTCGTGAAGTGATCGCTGATTCTATTGAGACTGTAACGAACGCTGAGCGTCTGGATGGAGTGGTAGCCATTGGAGGATGTGACAAGACAACTCCAGGGTGTCTGATTTCTATCGGTCGAATGAATATCCCATCTGTTTATGTATATGGTGGTACGATTCAACCTGGTAAACTGAACGGTGAAGATATCGACATCGTTTCTTCATTCGAAGCTGTCGGTCAATACCATGAAGGGCAAATTAATGATGAAGAACTTCATAAAGTTGAATGTCACGCCTGTCCGGGAGCTGGAGCTTGTGGTGGTATGTACACAGCTAACACGATGGCTTCTGCAGTAGAGGCTCTTGGAATGAGTATTCCCGGATCTTCTTCGACCCCTGCTGTAAATGATTATAAAGAGTCTGAATGTAAACAAGCAGGAGAACTTGTGATCGAGCTCCTGGAAAAAGAAATTTACCCTCGAGATATCATGACGAAAGAAGCGTTTGAAAATGCAATTACTGTTGTAATGGCCTTAGGAGGATCTACAAACGCATTCCTCCACTTATTAGCTATTGCTCACTCTGCAGGAGTGGATTTGGATTTGGATGATTTTGAACGAGTCAGGCAAGAAGTGCCGCATATTGCAGACATGAAGCCAAGTGGTAAGTATGTCATGCAGGATCTTTACGAGAGCGGAGGCGTGCCAGCAGTTATGAAACTGCTTCATGAACAAGGCTTGCTGCATGGGGACTGTTTGACAGTAACAGGTAAAACCATTGCAGAAAACTTGGCTGAAGTCCCTTCCTTGAAAGAGGGACAAAAAGTGATTGTTCCTTTTGATGAACCAATCAAACCGAAAGGGCCTTTAGTGGTTTTGAAAGGGAACCTTGCTCCAGAAGGTGCGGTTGCAAAAATGTCTGGTCAGAAAATCAGTCGTTTTGCAGGTCCTGCCAGAGTGTATGATAGCGAGGACGAAGCAACAGAAGCTATTGTAAGTAACGAAATCAAAGAAGGAGATGTTCTTGTCATTCGTAATGTCGGTCCTAAAGGGGGACCAGGAATGCCGGAAATGTTATCCATAACAGCAATGATTGTCGGTAAAGGACTGGGTGGAAAAGTAGCCCTCTTGACGGATGGGCGTTTTTCCGGAGGATCTCACGGATTTGTAATCGGCCACGTATCACCAGAAGCTTTTGTCGGCGGACCGATTGGATTGTTGCAGGAAGGTGATACGATCACAATCGACAGCGACTCGCAACAAATTAATTTTGAAGTATCTGAAGAAGAATATGAACGCCGGAGGAAAGAGTGGAAGCGGCCAGAACAGAAACATAAGAGAGGTGTGTTGGCGAAGTACGCGCGACTTGTCTCGTCATCCGCAAAAGGGGCAGTCACGGATTTGGACTCAGATTAA
- a CDS encoding histidine phosphatase family protein, with the protein MTKIGWIRHGSTSWNKEKRAQGKSDIPLDDEGKADARKLAERLQSDSWDILYSSPLKRAKETAEYIAEQLGLEIHVDPRLLEVDGGQIEGTTERERIERWGEGWRTLDLGIEDPSSILERSRNFIEEIIQKHEKMNIIVVSHGAFISHTLRELDAESINEEHMKNTSLSEVVLHEGKWKCELYNCVVHLEE; encoded by the coding sequence ATGACTAAAATAGGTTGGATCAGGCATGGGAGTACGTCATGGAACAAAGAAAAAAGAGCACAGGGAAAATCGGACATTCCTTTGGACGATGAGGGAAAAGCAGATGCCAGGAAACTAGCAGAGCGACTACAAAGTGATTCTTGGGATATTTTGTACAGCAGCCCGTTAAAAAGAGCCAAAGAAACAGCTGAATACATAGCGGAACAACTGGGTTTGGAGATACATGTTGACCCACGATTACTTGAGGTCGATGGCGGTCAAATAGAAGGGACTACAGAGAGAGAAAGAATTGAAAGATGGGGAGAAGGCTGGAGAACACTGGATCTTGGGATAGAAGATCCATCCAGTATACTGGAGCGAAGCAGAAACTTCATTGAGGAGATCATTCAAAAGCATGAGAAAATGAATATCATCGTAGTCAGTCACGGGGCTTTTATAAGCCATACATTAAGAGAACTGGATGCGGAAAGTATCAATGAAGAACATATGAAGAACACATCACTGTCTGAAGTGGTCCTTCATGAGGGAAAATGGAAATGTGAATTATATAATTGTGTTGTGCATTTAGAGGAATAA
- a CDS encoding VOC family protein, protein MKYQATPYFTFNGDAREALEYYKDVFGGEITGVQTFGEADFETPPEMDDRIMHGRFKKEELLIMVSDSFLEQPVQQGSNISLVLELENTEEIQTYYDRLKKDGTVLMELQDTFWGATFAKVKDNFGVIWDLNYTKEQ, encoded by the coding sequence GTGAAATATCAAGCTACGCCTTATTTTACTTTTAATGGTGATGCAAGAGAAGCTCTTGAATATTACAAAGATGTTTTCGGTGGCGAAATCACAGGTGTACAGACCTTTGGAGAAGCTGATTTCGAAACACCACCCGAAATGGACGACCGTATCATGCACGGTCGATTCAAAAAAGAAGAATTGTTAATCATGGTTTCCGATTCTTTCCTGGAGCAACCTGTGCAACAAGGAAGCAACATTTCATTAGTCTTAGAGTTAGAAAACACGGAGGAAATCCAAACTTATTATGATCGTCTAAAAAAAGATGGGACTGTCCTTATGGAACTGCAAGATACATTTTGGGGAGCAACATTCGCTAAAGTGAAAGACAATTTTGGGGTTATATGGGATCTGAATTATACTAAGGAGCAATAA
- the aceB gene encoding malate synthase A has product METKLSGLQIHGEIHKGFDQILTDEALVFLIRLHEKFNDERKQLLEHRKDIQEKINQGMRPDFLIKTKEIRDAEWTIAPIPDDLQDRRVEITGPVDRKMVINGLNSGAKVFMADFEDANSPTWSNTINGQINLGDAIRKTIQFENEYGKIYRLNEQPAVLKVRPRGWHLDEKHITYEGEAMSGSLVDFGLYFFHNANQLIVNGSGPYFYLPKLENHQEAKLWNEVFVFAQQYLNISQGTIKATVLLETILAVFEMEEILYELKVHSAGLNCGRWDYIFSYLKKFRHDEDILLPDREHVTMTVPFMRAYSLLTIQTCHKRGAHAIGGMAAQIPVKKDSDKNAAAFEKVRVDKEREVKDGHDGTWVAHPAMVATAMDIFNKYMPEANQIHQKRKMDYISAEQLMEAPNGSITEQGLRTNINVGIQYIASWLDGRGAVPIHHLMEDAATAEISRAQVWQWTRHPHGALSDGRMITFELYNALMEEEMVAIQLEVGADDFENGSYQKAAQLFDDLVRNEEFEEFLTLKAYRYLS; this is encoded by the coding sequence ATGGAAACTAAACTTTCGGGGTTACAAATCCATGGAGAAATTCATAAGGGTTTTGATCAGATACTCACAGATGAAGCACTGGTATTTTTAATCAGGCTTCATGAAAAATTCAATGATGAGCGTAAACAGCTTCTGGAACACAGAAAAGATATACAGGAAAAAATCAATCAGGGGATGCGACCGGATTTTTTAATAAAAACTAAAGAAATCAGAGATGCGGAGTGGACCATTGCTCCGATTCCCGACGATTTGCAAGATCGGCGCGTTGAAATAACTGGCCCGGTAGACAGGAAAATGGTGATCAATGGATTGAATTCAGGAGCTAAAGTGTTTATGGCAGATTTTGAGGATGCCAATTCACCGACCTGGTCAAATACGATCAATGGTCAAATCAATTTAGGAGATGCGATCAGAAAGACCATCCAATTTGAAAATGAGTACGGGAAAATCTATCGGTTGAATGAACAACCTGCAGTCCTGAAAGTTCGCCCACGCGGTTGGCATTTAGATGAAAAGCATATTACTTATGAAGGTGAAGCAATGTCAGGCAGCCTGGTGGATTTTGGGCTTTATTTTTTCCACAATGCGAACCAACTGATTGTGAATGGCTCTGGTCCATACTTTTATTTGCCGAAACTGGAGAACCATCAAGAAGCGAAACTTTGGAATGAAGTTTTCGTTTTTGCCCAGCAATATTTGAATATCTCACAAGGAACAATCAAAGCAACAGTGTTATTAGAAACGATTTTAGCAGTGTTCGAGATGGAAGAAATTTTATATGAGCTGAAAGTCCACTCCGCCGGTTTGAATTGCGGCCGCTGGGATTATATTTTCAGCTATTTGAAAAAGTTTCGCCATGATGAAGACATCCTTCTGCCTGATCGAGAACACGTTACGATGACTGTGCCATTCATGAGGGCTTACTCTTTACTGACCATCCAAACATGTCATAAACGTGGTGCGCATGCCATTGGCGGTATGGCAGCTCAGATTCCGGTAAAAAAAGATTCAGATAAAAATGCCGCAGCTTTTGAAAAAGTACGGGTAGATAAGGAGAGGGAAGTGAAAGATGGCCACGATGGGACGTGGGTCGCCCACCCGGCCATGGTAGCAACTGCTATGGATATATTTAACAAATACATGCCGGAAGCCAATCAGATACACCAAAAGCGTAAGATGGACTATATTAGCGCGGAACAATTGATGGAAGCCCCAAACGGGTCAATCACCGAACAGGGCTTAAGGACGAATATAAATGTAGGGATCCAGTATATTGCATCATGGCTGGATGGTCGGGGGGCTGTACCTATTCACCATTTAATGGAAGATGCAGCAACGGCAGAAATATCAAGGGCGCAAGTATGGCAATGGACCCGTCATCCACATGGTGCACTGAGTGACGGGCGGATGATCACTTTTGAGTTATATAATGCTCTTATGGAAGAAGAAATGGTAGCGATTCAGTTGGAAGTGGGAGCGGATGATTTTGAAAATGGTTCCTACCAAAAGGCTGCACAACTTTTCGACGATTTGGTCAGGAATGAAGAATTTGAAGAGTTTTTAACGTTGAAAGCTTATCGTTATTTATCTTAA